Part of the Oncorhynchus gorbuscha isolate QuinsamMale2020 ecotype Even-year unplaced genomic scaffold, OgorEven_v1.0 Un_scaffold_19615, whole genome shotgun sequence genome is shown below.
TAAATACCTATGTTCTGTGTGTTTGAGTATTTCCAAATATTGTGGCCGAAATATTTATATTTGAAGTTGTAAAATGTCAGCGTCTCACCTGCTCAGGAGAATCCGGGTCATCCAGAAAGCTTTTCTCATTCTGAGAAGGTTGCAAGGTCACTTGGTCTCTGGTCATAGTAGAGCCCGGGTCCATTATTAAAAAGTTCTGACTAAAAGGTCTGGCGAATTTACAGTCACTTTTCCTCGAGTTAGTCGTCATGCACACCTCATAGTTGTACACCTGTTGCAGAGTCCCTGTCCCCCCGGTGTCTGCGTAACGGGGTGGATAATATGGAATCACTGGGAGATTGGAGTGGTGAAAGTTGCGAAATTGTCTCCATCTGTAGACCTTAACCAATATTATAACCACTACACACGAGATGAAGAGAAAAGACACGACAGCCAAGGCCAAAACAAGATTTTAAAAAAGTCAAGTTATCGTTGTAATCCTTGTCATGCATAAAGTCACTGAATTCTGAAAGCACTTCAGGGAAGCCACGTTCACATTGACTGTAGCTGATCGAGATGGCTGCCCGCTGTCCTCCACTACAACAGCGAGTCTTTGTTTCACAgcatctttatcagtgacctggcGTATGGTTCTTATTTCTCCATTCTGTAGGCCTATTTCAAACAGCGGCCTGTCTGTCGTTTTCTGCAGTTTATATGAGAGCCAGGCATTCTGTCCAGAGTCCACATCAACAGCCACCACTTTAGTGACAAGATAGCCCACATCTGCGGAACGAGGCACAATTTCAGCCACCAGAGAGCTACACGTCTGTACTGCGAAGAGAACCTGAGGCGCGTTATCGTTCTGGACTTGGATAGAAATGTGCACAGTAACAGTAGCACTGAGGGGCGGAGACCCTCTGTCTCGCGCAGTTATATTACAATGAAAGTATTTTACTTGTTCATAATCAAATGAGCGCACCGCATGAATAACCCCATTCTCTGAATTGACCGAGACCAGTGAAGAGACCTGTGCCCCATTTATCTCACTGTTCTCCAGGTAGTAGGACAAGCGCGCATTTTGTCCAGAGTCAGCATCACTCGCCCTGATAGTGAATATGGAGACCCCCAGGGAATTGTTCTCCGGTACAAATGCCTCATAGACACAGCGGTCAAGGGCGGGTGGGTTGTCATTGACATCTGTCACTTTCACTGTTACTGTTTTATTACTGAAGAGAATCGGTGTCCCGTCGTCTGATACATTTATGGTGACGTTGTAT
Proteins encoded:
- the LOC124031001 gene encoding protocadherin gamma-A4-like — translated: SISEYNVTINVSDDGTPILFSNKTVTVKVTDVNDNPPALDRCVYEAFVPENNSLGVSIFTIRASDADSGQNARLSYYLENSEINGAQVSSLVSVNSENGVIHAVRSFDYEQVKYFHCNITARDRGSPPLSATVTVHISIQVQNDNAPQVLFAVQTCSSLVAEIVPRSADVGYLVTKVVAVDVDSGQNAWLSYKLQKTTDRPLFEIGLQNGEIRTIRQVTDKDAVKQRLAVVVEDSGQPSRSATVNVNVASLKCFQNSVTLCMTRITTIT